A stretch of the Streptomyces sp. NBC_00078 genome encodes the following:
- a CDS encoding ATP-binding protein, whose translation MDSDGTHDARGTHANPVPRPAGPPQVPAMPARPPAAPDVPPRPDGSAFLTWLRAPRPEVAPGVWRFGHRPRPEEEPELIPARQLVSGAVIAFLVGWLIWSLLWNGYLGGWWLLPLYAMIPGSWAQPHSFASVVVVYAYYVLIALVIMIGVGRLGRWGEIWRRYGPPAWSSRSAPRTERPPAPEQDPAEWPQLRAAGAVDAAERLAGEARSGLMRDVDHARIVRAWQGVRSGRHTLAAFTGAVLKDGAAACLHPSGERDLPARLSRHDLLTGQVRLGIAADDPRNPYAYRGAGLGLDPGLLGTSLLAVGPAGSGKTGTVVRPLAESLCLHALAGRAAVVVVGAAGAGLGPVDAYDVVVRIGHPESEYDLDLYGGSGDPDEAAAVLAEALVGDLADPHPGSDSRRSTTVLAQLLGPFRAVHGRFPSVPELRQLLDGAPGPLDTLRTALQGSGQESLLRELDARERQSGHPGDVAAVLADRVALLDRPAFATFFKSSAFDASGQSKPFSLKALDHPVRVRIDLPERGHADASRMLARLVLAQFTASVAMREDRSLFACLVLDDASGVVTPEAVRGIQRLRSANAGAVLTLRSLDDVPRPLRGPLLGSTGCRMALSGLTPWDGQDFAEVWGKEWTEARDVTDRQIIAETPAGKALHVLRRVITGKAPTQRAVTVRQVERERWSASELAHGVPPGHAVLSLTNVKGEHAPPLLVDLRG comes from the coding sequence ATGGACAGCGACGGGACGCACGACGCACGGGGCACGCACGCCAATCCTGTGCCGCGTCCGGCGGGGCCACCGCAGGTTCCGGCGATGCCGGCCCGGCCCCCCGCGGCGCCGGATGTGCCACCGCGGCCGGACGGGTCGGCGTTCCTGACATGGCTGCGGGCACCGCGGCCGGAGGTGGCGCCGGGCGTGTGGCGGTTCGGGCACCGGCCCCGGCCGGAGGAGGAGCCCGAACTCATCCCCGCCCGCCAGCTGGTCAGCGGCGCGGTGATCGCCTTCCTCGTCGGCTGGCTGATCTGGTCGCTGCTGTGGAACGGCTACCTCGGCGGCTGGTGGCTGCTCCCGCTCTACGCGATGATCCCCGGCTCCTGGGCGCAGCCCCACAGCTTCGCCTCGGTCGTGGTCGTCTACGCCTACTACGTGCTGATCGCCCTGGTCATCATGATCGGCGTCGGCAGGCTCGGACGGTGGGGGGAGATCTGGCGCCGCTACGGCCCGCCGGCCTGGAGCAGCCGGTCGGCGCCCCGCACCGAACGCCCGCCCGCCCCCGAACAGGACCCTGCCGAGTGGCCCCAGCTGCGCGCCGCCGGAGCCGTCGACGCCGCCGAGCGCCTCGCCGGCGAGGCCCGCTCCGGGCTGATGCGGGACGTGGACCACGCCCGGATCGTGCGCGCCTGGCAGGGCGTGCGCAGCGGCCGGCACACCCTCGCCGCGTTCACCGGAGCCGTGCTCAAGGACGGGGCCGCCGCCTGTCTGCACCCCTCCGGGGAGCGTGACCTGCCGGCCCGGCTCTCCCGGCACGACCTGCTGACCGGGCAGGTACGGCTCGGTATCGCCGCCGACGACCCCCGCAACCCGTACGCCTACCGCGGCGCCGGACTCGGCCTCGACCCCGGGCTGCTCGGCACCTCGCTGCTCGCTGTCGGCCCGGCCGGCTCCGGCAAGACCGGCACCGTGGTGCGGCCGCTCGCCGAGTCGCTGTGCCTGCACGCCCTCGCCGGACGGGCCGCGGTCGTCGTGGTCGGCGCGGCCGGCGCGGGGCTCGGACCGGTCGACGCGTACGACGTCGTCGTACGGATCGGGCATCCGGAATCGGAGTACGACCTGGACCTGTACGGCGGGAGTGGCGACCCCGACGAGGCCGCGGCAGTGCTTGCCGAGGCGCTGGTCGGGGATCTCGCCGATCCGCACCCCGGCAGTGACAGCCGTCGGTCCACGACCGTGCTCGCCCAGCTTCTGGGACCGTTCCGGGCGGTGCACGGCCGCTTCCCCTCCGTGCCGGAGCTGCGGCAGCTGCTCGACGGGGCGCCCGGTCCGCTGGACACGCTGCGTACGGCGCTGCAGGGCTCAGGGCAGGAGTCGCTGCTGCGTGAACTGGACGCGCGAGAGCGGCAGTCGGGGCACCCCGGTGATGTGGCGGCGGTGCTCGCGGACCGGGTGGCGCTGCTCGACCGGCCCGCCTTCGCCACGTTTTTCAAAAGCTCAGCCTTCGACGCGTCCGGACAGTCCAAGCCCTTCTCCCTCAAGGCCCTGGACCACCCGGTGCGGGTCCGTATCGATCTGCCCGAGCGCGGGCACGCGGACGCCTCGCGGATGCTGGCGCGGCTGGTGCTCGCACAGTTCACGGCGAGCGTGGCGATGCGCGAGGACCGGTCGCTGTTCGCCTGTCTGGTGCTGGACGACGCGTCCGGGGTGGTGACCCCGGAGGCGGTGCGCGGGATCCAGCGGCTGCGGTCGGCGAACGCCGGCGCCGTGCTCACCCTGCGCTCCCTGGACGACGTACCGAGGCCCTTGCGCGGTCCGCTGCTCGGCTCCACCGGATGCCGGATGGCGCTGTCCGGGCTCACTCCGTGGGACGGCCAGGACTTCGCCGAGGTGTGGGGCAAGGAGTGGACCGAGGCGCGGGACGTCACCGACCGGCAGATCATCGCCGAGACCCCGGCGGGGAAGGCCCTGCACGTGCTGCGCCGGGTGATCACCGGCAAGGCGCCGACCCAGCGGGCCGTAACCGTCCGACAGGTCGAACGCGAGCGGTGGTCGGCGTCCGAGCTGGCGCACGGAGTGCCGCCGGGACATGCGGTGCTGTCGCTGACGAACGTGAAGGGCGAGCACGCGCCACCGCTGCTGGTGGATCTGAGGGGGTAG